One window of Anaerolineales bacterium genomic DNA carries:
- a CDS encoding acylneuraminate cytidylyltransferase family protein: MKLAALVPMRHHSQRVPGKNYRPLAGKPLYQHILETLKAVPEIETVIVDTDSEPVMDGIRRLFPDVKLIPRPEHLRADSVPMNDILLYDTAQVRADYYLQTHSTNPLLKAETISRGIQSLITNYPRYDSLFSVTRLQTRLYFQDGRAINHNPLELIQTQDLPPVYEENSCIYIFTRENLERKKHRIGDKPLMFEVDAAEAWDIDEELDFEICDFLMRKSY; this comes from the coding sequence ATGAAACTCGCCGCCCTCGTCCCCATGCGCCATCACAGCCAGCGCGTGCCCGGGAAAAATTACCGCCCCCTCGCGGGCAAGCCTCTCTATCAACACATATTGGAAACGTTGAAAGCCGTGCCCGAGATCGAAACCGTGATCGTGGATACAGACTCCGAGCCGGTGATGGATGGAATTCGCCGCCTCTTTCCTGACGTAAAGTTGATTCCGCGCCCCGAGCATCTCCGCGCCGACTCCGTTCCCATGAACGACATCCTGCTGTACGATACTGCACAGGTGCGGGCGGATTATTACCTTCAAACCCATTCGACCAATCCGCTTTTGAAAGCCGAAACCATCTCGCGCGGAATCCAATCCTTAATTACAAATTACCCCAGATACGATTCGCTTTTCTCCGTTACCCGTCTCCAGACCCGTTTGTACTTTCAAGATGGACGCGCCATCAATCACAACCCGCTCGAGTTGATTCAAACGCAGGACCTCCCACCCGTATATGAGGAAAATTCCTGCATCTATATCTTCACGCGCGAAAACCTGGAGCGCAAGAAACACCGCATCGGCGATAAACCATTGATGTTCGAGGTCGACGCCGCCGAAGCCTGGGACATCGACGAAGAACTCGATTTCGAGATCTGCGATTTTTTGATGAGGAAAAGTTACTAA
- a CDS encoding GNAT family N-acetyltransferase → MTYSLKPTSSHPIPFLADLMTRSFEGYFVPINITESVMHTMIRRDGIDLTASCVLMKDDEPVGVAFIARRGWTSRLAAMGITMNARNGGVGTWAMEQLIDEAKSRGEKEMFLEVIEQNTAGVKLYEKVGFKKMRRLVGYKIENPQVESDIEIEEIDIRELARTVTYHGMKDLPWQLSGTTIMQHTPPSRAFRLNDAYCLISNPESTDISIQSVLVKARSRGAGLSAVLMRALFAKFPNKVWHVSPIYPEEMGFIFEHVGMTRESLSQWQMSRIL, encoded by the coding sequence ATGACCTATTCACTAAAACCTACTTCCTCCCACCCCATCCCCTTCCTCGCGGACTTGATGACTCGCAGTTTTGAGGGATATTTCGTCCCCATCAATATCACAGAATCGGTCATGCACACCATGATCCGCCGCGATGGCATCGATCTGACCGCCAGCTGCGTCCTGATGAAAGACGACGAGCCGGTCGGTGTTGCTTTCATCGCCCGCCGCGGCTGGACAAGTCGACTCGCGGCAATGGGCATCACGATGAACGCACGCAACGGCGGCGTTGGCACCTGGGCAATGGAACAACTCATCGATGAAGCAAAATCGCGCGGCGAAAAGGAAATGTTCCTTGAGGTCATCGAGCAGAACACGGCGGGCGTGAAATTGTATGAAAAGGTCGGCTTCAAAAAGATGCGCAGGCTGGTGGGTTACAAGATTGAAAATCCGCAAGTGGAATCCGATATAGAAATCGAAGAGATCGACATCCGCGAACTGGCGCGCACGGTCACCTATCATGGCATGAAAGACCTGCCCTGGCAGCTTTCCGGTACGACCATCATGCAGCACACGCCGCCGTCGCGCGCTTTCCGACTCAATGACGCTTACTGTCTCATCAGCAATCCCGAATCGACAGATATCTCCATCCAATCGGTGCTGGTCAAAGCCCGGTCGCGCGGGGCAGGCTTGAGCGCGGTCCTGATGCGCGCGCTTTTCGCCAAATTCCCAAACAAAGTCTGGCATGTCTCCCCGATCTACCCCGAAGAAATGGGATTCATCTTCGAACACGTCGGCATGACGCGCGAGTCGCTATCGCAGTGGCAGATGTCGCGGATTTTATAG
- a CDS encoding four helix bundle protein: MSNDNIQGLETLEAWKKASTLVLVVYKEILPLLPADEKWHLNQQIRRSAQSVSANLAEGHGRYYFQDNVRFCYIARGSLTETYTHLLLARDLKYIPDNLFVQVKSQIEELIRITNGYIAYLKCSKRGEKEPGSNYAIRETEPEYLIEEISDKILPEDS, from the coding sequence GTGAGCAATGATAATATTCAAGGCTTGGAGACTTTAGAGGCTTGGAAAAAAGCCAGTACCCTCGTTCTGGTTGTTTACAAGGAAATCCTGCCGTTATTGCCTGCTGATGAGAAATGGCATTTGAATCAGCAAATTCGACGTTCTGCTCAAAGTGTCTCTGCCAATCTTGCCGAAGGGCATGGGCGTTATTATTTTCAGGATAATGTCCGTTTTTGTTATATTGCCCGCGGTTCGCTCACAGAAACATACACCCACCTTTTGCTTGCCCGTGATTTGAAATATATTCCTGATAATCTTTTTGTTCAAGTGAAAAGCCAGATCGAGGAATTGATTCGAATCACAAATGGTTACATCGCATACCTGAAGTGTTCCAAACGTGGTGAAAAAGAACCTGGATCCAATTACGCAATACGAGAAACTGAGCCTGAATACCTCATCGAAGAGATTTCCGACAAAATTCTCCCCGAAGACTCTTGA
- a CDS encoding glycosyltransferase family 2 protein, whose protein sequence is MNCSLIIRAYNEEKHIGRLLEGIKQQTIKDVEVILVDSGSTDSTVSIAESFGARVVHIPPAEFTFGRSLNLGIKSASREFIVIASAHVYPVYPDWLESFLKPFQDEKVALTYGKQRGYEGSKYSEHQIFHQWYPDVSNLNQVTTFCNNANAAIRKSLWEQHPYDETLTGLEDLEWGQWAKGQGYKIAYVAEAEIVHVHNETPRGVYNRYRREAMALRRIYPEAHFNFYDFLRLTFTNILSDLWHAARDGVLLKSLTSIFWFRFAQFHGTRIGHRETSLVTPQLRETFYYARERKRKEERKRDVEPIRYNHDNSE, encoded by the coding sequence ATGAACTGCTCTCTAATCATCCGCGCCTATAACGAAGAGAAACACATCGGGCGTTTGCTGGAGGGAATCAAACAGCAGACCATCAAGGATGTGGAGGTCATCCTCGTCGACTCCGGCTCGACCGATTCGACCGTTTCCATCGCCGAATCGTTTGGCGCGAGAGTCGTCCACATCCCCCCGGCGGAGTTTACTTTTGGGCGTTCGCTCAACCTCGGGATCAAGTCCGCGAGCCGGGAGTTCATCGTCATTGCCAGCGCGCATGTTTATCCTGTCTACCCCGATTGGCTGGAGAGCTTTCTCAAACCTTTTCAAGACGAGAAAGTCGCCCTCACTTATGGCAAACAGCGTGGATACGAGGGCTCGAAATATTCCGAACATCAAATATTTCATCAGTGGTATCCCGATGTCAGCAATCTAAATCAGGTCACCACGTTTTGCAATAACGCCAATGCCGCCATCCGTAAAAGCCTGTGGGAACAACACCCCTATGACGAAACACTGACCGGGCTGGAAGACCTCGAGTGGGGTCAATGGGCGAAGGGACAGGGATATAAGATTGCCTACGTCGCCGAAGCGGAGATCGTCCACGTCCACAACGAAACCCCGCGCGGAGTCTACAACCGCTACCGCCGCGAAGCGATGGCATTGCGGAGAATCTACCCCGAAGCGCATTTCAATTTCTATGATTTTTTACGATTGACCTTTACAAATATTTTGAGCGATCTCTGGCATGCCGCGCGCGATGGAGTCCTGCTGAAAAGCCTTACATCGATTTTCTGGTTCCGCTTTGCGCAATTTCACGGCACACGCATCGGTCACCGTGAGACAAGCCTGGTCACGCCGCAGTTAAGAGAAACTTTCTACTATGCGCGGGAAAGAAAGAGGAAAGAGGAAAGAAAGAGGGATGTGGAGCCGATTCGGTATAATCATGATAATAGTGAATAG
- a CDS encoding sulfotransferase domain-containing protein yields the protein MLKSFLRSTVYHIEKSLQRLRFASAHAELPALLGISFPKSGTHLLDQILLGFSNVAPFARRLRSFYAEYEGESGKKRDPEQALKWLDSLHTRDIASAHLFARPEVVARVSSPKFVPFFIYRDPRDVVVSHVFYVTDMEARHVHHEYYRSLPDFNARLRVSILGRPDADVEFPNIAERFAPYLGWLDRKEVLKIHFEDLMHARAETLTSIMDHLLSRVPLPAPRQLILDSLEASINPTKSPTFRSGKTGEWKKYFTDEHKALFKEVAGNLLIKLGYEKDSEW from the coding sequence ATGCTGAAATCGTTCCTGCGCTCCACAGTCTATCACATCGAAAAAAGCTTGCAGCGCCTGCGCTTCGCTTCTGCACACGCGGAGTTGCCCGCGCTTCTCGGCATATCCTTCCCAAAGAGCGGAACCCACTTACTCGATCAAATCCTTCTCGGCTTCTCGAACGTCGCGCCGTTTGCCAGACGCCTGCGCTCCTTCTACGCCGAGTACGAAGGCGAAAGCGGGAAGAAGCGCGACCCGGAGCAGGCTTTGAAGTGGCTCGACTCGCTTCACACGCGCGACATCGCCTCCGCGCATCTCTTTGCCCGGCCCGAAGTTGTCGCTCGCGTTAGTTCGCCGAAATTTGTTCCTTTTTTTATTTACCGCGACCCGCGCGATGTGGTCGTCTCGCATGTCTTTTACGTCACCGACATGGAAGCGCGGCATGTTCATCACGAATATTATCGATCCCTGCCCGATTTCAATGCGCGACTTAGAGTCAGCATATTGGGTCGTCCCGACGCCGATGTCGAATTCCCAAACATCGCCGAACGATTTGCGCCTTATCTCGGCTGGCTTGACCGTAAAGAAGTTTTGAAAATTCACTTCGAAGATTTGATGCACGCCCGTGCTGAGACTCTCACCTCGATCATGGATCACCTCCTCAGCCGTGTTCCGCTTCCCGCTCCCCGGCAGTTGATCCTTGATTCCCTCGAAGCCTCCATCAACCCGACCAAGTCCCCGACCTTCCGCTCCGGCAAGACGGGTGAATGGAAAAAATATTTTACAGACGAGCATAAGGCATTGTTTAAGGAAGTAGCGGGAAATTTATTGATCAAACTTGGCTATGAAAAGGATAGTGAATGGTGA
- a CDS encoding lysophospholipid acyltransferase family protein: protein MVSNSLMRLAGWRVEGSLPDLGKYLIIGAPHTSNWDFLLFLGVIFRLKADVKYMGKAELFRSPIGWFFYWSGGIPVDRSKSSGLVEQMVEACNRSDKFILTIAPEGTRHGVKEWKRGFYHIAKGAGIPLVFAKVDGKHKTMRVGRVFHLTDDMEADMQAIQDAFKGMVGVNPRKKYITLEG from the coding sequence ATGGTCAGCAACTCGTTGATGCGCCTCGCCGGATGGCGCGTGGAGGGATCTCTGCCGGACCTCGGCAAATATCTGATCATTGGCGCGCCTCACACCTCGAACTGGGACTTTCTACTGTTTCTCGGGGTTATCTTTCGCCTGAAAGCGGACGTGAAATACATGGGCAAAGCAGAACTGTTCCGCAGCCCGATCGGTTGGTTCTTCTATTGGAGCGGCGGCATCCCCGTCGACCGTTCCAAATCCTCCGGTTTGGTCGAGCAAATGGTGGAGGCGTGCAACCGCTCCGATAAATTCATCCTGACCATTGCGCCTGAGGGAACCCGCCACGGCGTGAAGGAATGGAAGCGCGGCTTCTATCACATCGCCAAGGGCGCGGGGATACCGCTGGTATTCGCAAAAGTGGACGGCAAACACAAGACGATGCGCGTAGGCAGGGTTTTTCATTTGACGGACGATATGGAAGCGGACATGCAGGCGATCCAGGATGCGTTCAAAGGGATGGTGGGAGTCAACCCGAGGAAAAAATACATTACATTGGAAGGTTAA
- a CDS encoding diguanylate cyclase: MKRPPSTKPIVRGEGFDFFRQIYENNLDAIFLTAPDGRINSANPAACEMFGMTEEEIIRAGRQGLLDTSDPRFAAGLEMREETGMVRVELTGVRKDGTRFPLELTSVVFRDQRGDLLTSTIIREISERRDLEARLKENNAWLERLLERLPDVLYTLDLKERRTRNFNRSSFLGYSYEELSQPGSIQASVHPEDAAAVAAYHQKIHQGEQTESLEYRVRSKEGEWEWVDSRKTVLTRNPDGSPREIMVILRVITDRKRAEEQVAYHARILENINDIVVGTDENFNIRYWNNAAERIFGWREEEVLGKDVSKVLRTTFFDGGREESIRLISETGTWKGEVIQFTKDDQPVNIDANIMMIRDSAGRAAGFVSANRDITLRKLAEEKLQQAKDAVEVAYAELEHALAREQLLARTDSLTNLFNRRHFFLLADHEFSVAMRYEQPVSAIIFDVDHFKNVNDRWGHHVGDDVLRHVSRIAQKQVRAADILARYGGEEFIILLPNSRAEEAANVAERIRRKVMAYRIDPEHTQAGVTVSVGVAEKDARVQTLDDLVRRADHALYAAKGAGRNCVKIYQASV; the protein is encoded by the coding sequence ATGAAGAGGCCGCCTTCGACGAAGCCGATCGTACGTGGGGAGGGATTTGATTTTTTTCGCCAGATTTACGAAAACAACCTGGATGCGATTTTTCTGACAGCGCCCGACGGCAGGATCAATTCCGCCAACCCGGCCGCCTGCGAAATGTTCGGCATGACTGAGGAGGAGATAATCCGCGCCGGTCGTCAGGGACTGCTCGATACTTCCGATCCGCGCTTTGCAGCGGGTTTGGAAATGCGAGAAGAAACGGGGATGGTCCGCGTGGAATTGACCGGTGTACGAAAAGATGGAACGAGGTTCCCATTGGAATTAACCTCGGTGGTCTTCAGGGATCAACGCGGCGATTTGCTGACCAGTACGATCATCCGGGAAATTTCAGAACGCAGGGACCTGGAAGCCCGCTTGAAGGAAAATAATGCGTGGCTTGAGAGGCTGCTCGAACGCCTGCCTGACGTCCTGTATACGCTCGACCTGAAAGAGCGAAGGACGAGGAATTTCAACCGCAGTTCCTTCCTGGGATACAGTTATGAGGAATTGAGCCAGCCCGGCTCGATACAAGCATCCGTTCATCCGGAGGATGCCGCCGCTGTTGCCGCCTACCATCAAAAGATACACCAGGGTGAACAAACCGAAAGCCTGGAATATCGGGTGCGCAGCAAGGAGGGCGAATGGGAATGGGTGGACAGCCGGAAAACCGTCCTCACCCGCAACCCGGATGGGTCACCCCGCGAGATCATGGTCATCCTGAGGGTGATCACCGACCGGAAACGGGCGGAAGAGCAGGTCGCGTATCACGCCCGGATTTTGGAAAATATCAACGACATCGTCGTCGGCACGGATGAAAACTTCAACATCAGATACTGGAACAACGCCGCGGAACGTATATTTGGCTGGAGGGAGGAAGAGGTCCTGGGTAAGGATGTTTCAAAGGTTTTAAGAACAACTTTCTTCGATGGCGGACGCGAAGAGTCCATTCGCTTGATCAGCGAAACAGGCACATGGAAAGGGGAGGTGATCCAGTTCACCAAGGATGATCAGCCCGTCAATATCGACGCGAACATCATGATGATCCGGGACAGCGCGGGAAGGGCGGCGGGCTTTGTATCTGCCAACCGCGATATTACCCTGCGCAAACTGGCGGAGGAAAAATTACAGCAGGCTAAAGATGCTGTCGAAGTAGCGTACGCGGAACTTGAACATGCGCTGGCACGCGAACAACTGCTGGCGCGCACCGACAGCCTGACCAATTTATTCAACCGCCGTCACTTTTTCCTGCTCGCCGATCATGAGTTTTCGGTCGCGATGCGTTATGAACAGCCGGTCTCCGCCATCATTTTCGATGTGGATCATTTCAAGAACGTCAACGACCGGTGGGGGCATCACGTGGGAGACGACGTGTTGCGACATGTTTCCCGCATCGCGCAGAAACAGGTGCGCGCAGCGGATATCCTCGCGCGATACGGGGGAGAGGAGTTCATCATCCTGCTTCCGAACAGCAGGGCAGAGGAGGCTGCAAATGTGGCGGAACGCATACGAAGGAAGGTAATGGCCTATCGCATCGACCCGGAACATACGCAGGCGGGCGTAACTGTCAGTGTGGGGGTGGCTGAAAAGGACGCAAGGGTGCAGACGTTGGACGATCTCGTCCGTCGCGCGGATCATGCGCTCTATGCCGCAAAAGGAGCCGGGAGAAATTGCGTGAAGATTTATCAGGCATCTGTGTGA
- a CDS encoding amidohydrolase family protein, protein MSSILIRNGTLIDGTGKAPLADAAVLVKDNLILDVGQGRNIRQPDTEVTEIDAGGGYILPGMIDTHVHVMLEGVNIARDMVTPFSMRFYNSVNYLKNTIDAGITSVRDAGGADAGVKQAVESGVIVGPRLQISISVLTITGGHGDGWMRSGMEYDLFMPYPGFPSCRVDGVEDCRRKVREVLRAGADVIKICSTGGVLSPTDHPEFVQFSPEELEVIVREASYRRGVKVMSHAQGAEGVKNAIRAGIHSIEHGIYLDDEAIELMLKHRTFLVPTLLAPIAVLEAGEKGGMPEYGVRKAREVVEIHSESISRAHKAGVRIAMGTDAGVMPHGTNLRELGLMVNVGMSPMETIVATTKKAAECLGWEDKVGTIETGKLADIILVKTNPIQDIRSLEKVDNISLVMKDGRIVKDIRGKGNK, encoded by the coding sequence ATGTCTTCCATTTTGATTCGCAACGGTACGTTGATCGACGGCACGGGCAAGGCTCCGCTGGCGGATGCCGCCGTGCTGGTGAAGGACAATCTCATTCTGGATGTGGGTCAGGGAAGGAACATCCGCCAGCCGGATACTGAAGTCACTGAGATCGACGCGGGCGGCGGGTACATCCTGCCCGGCATGATCGATACGCATGTCCACGTGATGCTCGAAGGCGTGAATATCGCGCGCGACATGGTCACGCCTTTCTCGATGCGCTTTTACAACTCGGTCAATTACTTGAAGAACACCATCGATGCGGGAATCACCAGCGTCCGCGATGCGGGCGGCGCAGACGCGGGAGTCAAGCAGGCGGTGGAAAGCGGCGTGATCGTCGGTCCGCGTTTGCAGATCAGCATCAGCGTGCTGACCATCACCGGCGGTCACGGCGACGGCTGGATGCGTTCCGGCATGGAATATGATCTGTTCATGCCGTATCCGGGTTTCCCGTCCTGCCGGGTGGACGGGGTCGAGGATTGCCGCAGAAAAGTGCGCGAGGTGCTGCGAGCCGGGGCGGATGTGATCAAAATCTGTTCGACCGGCGGGGTGCTGAGTCCCACCGACCACCCGGAGTTCGTTCAATTCTCGCCGGAGGAATTGGAAGTGATCGTGCGCGAGGCATCCTATCGAAGAGGCGTGAAAGTCATGTCGCATGCGCAGGGAGCGGAAGGGGTCAAGAACGCCATCCGCGCGGGAATCCATTCCATCGAGCATGGCATCTATCTCGACGATGAAGCCATCGAACTTATGCTGAAACACAGGACGTTTCTCGTGCCAACCTTACTCGCGCCAATCGCCGTGCTTGAAGCGGGAGAGAAAGGCGGAATGCCCGAGTACGGGGTCCGCAAAGCGCGCGAGGTGGTGGAGATCCACAGCGAGAGCATCAGCCGCGCTCACAAGGCGGGAGTGCGAATTGCAATGGGCACCGATGCTGGCGTGATGCCGCATGGGACGAACCTGCGCGAATTGGGTTTGATGGTCAACGTGGGGATGTCGCCGATGGAGACGATCGTCGCCACGACGAAGAAAGCGGCGGAATGTTTGGGCTGGGAAGATAAGGTCGGGACGATTGAAACCGGCAAACTGGCGGACATCATCCTCGTGAAAACGAATCCCATTCAGGACATCCGCTCGCTGGAGAAGGTCGATAACATCTCCCTTGTAATGAAAGACGGCAGGATCGTAAAAGATATTCGGGGAAAAGGGAATAAATAG
- a CDS encoding MBL fold metallo-hydrolase, translating to MHRERVSENVYWFQSEVYAQVTAGVIVGPQWAVVIDTLALPEETLTMREFIEHELGVQARYIINTHYHADHCWGNCFFPGAVVIGHASCRKYLIEEGTASLESAQKQNQSLRQVKIVPPHLTFDTGEMTLRVGKKNLIITTSPGHSNDGISVLVEEDRVLFAGDAFMPLPYVVDGDVDDMLASVKKIGKMGLENIIQGHGDIILRGEIDAAVRENISYLNNIKKAVKAGGKRKNAEEYLEEVSIEDCGKSRVYLGGLAETLHRRNLRALHRQMHGE from the coding sequence ATGCACCGAGAAAGAGTTTCAGAAAACGTATATTGGTTTCAAAGCGAGGTCTACGCCCAGGTGACGGCAGGCGTCATCGTCGGTCCGCAATGGGCGGTGGTCATCGATACGCTTGCCCTGCCCGAAGAGACGCTGACCATGCGCGAGTTCATCGAACATGAACTTGGCGTACAGGCGCGTTACATCATCAACACGCACTATCACGCCGACCACTGCTGGGGCAATTGTTTCTTCCCGGGCGCCGTGGTGATCGGGCATGCGAGTTGCCGCAAGTACCTGATCGAAGAGGGCACCGCCTCGCTCGAAAGCGCACAGAAACAGAATCAAAGCCTGAGGCAGGTCAAGATCGTGCCGCCTCATCTCACCTTCGACACGGGCGAGATGACCCTGCGGGTCGGCAAGAAGAATCTCATCATTACCACCTCGCCGGGTCACAGCAACGACGGCATTTCGGTGCTCGTCGAAGAAGACCGCGTCCTTTTTGCGGGGGATGCCTTCATGCCCCTGCCCTACGTCGTCGACGGCGACGTGGACGACATGCTTGCCTCGGTCAAGAAGATCGGCAAAATGGGTCTGGAAAACATCATCCAGGGCCACGGCGATATCATCCTGCGCGGCGAGATCGATGCCGCCGTGCGCGAGAACATCAGTTACCTCAACAACATCAAGAAAGCCGTCAAAGCGGGCGGCAAACGCAAGAACGCCGAGGAATATCTCGAAGAGGTCTCCATCGAGGATTGCGGCAAGAGCCGTGTCTACCTCGGCGGGCTGGCGGAGACCCTGCACCGGCGCAACCTGCGCGCTTTGCACCGTCAGATGCACGGCGAATAA